In Devosia sp. XK-2, one DNA window encodes the following:
- a CDS encoding DUF1905 domain-containing protein yields MLDYTFEAEVIYWRGPAPFLFARIPAEVSEEIFRIADQVSYGWGCIPVRAQIAGHDFTTALFPKDGRYLLPLKLAVRNKLPPIEIGDSMDVRMQVEAREPGL; encoded by the coding sequence ATGCTGGATTATACATTCGAGGCCGAAGTGATCTATTGGCGGGGGCCGGCGCCGTTCCTGTTTGCCCGCATTCCGGCAGAGGTCAGCGAGGAGATATTCCGGATTGCCGACCAGGTCAGCTATGGCTGGGGCTGCATTCCGGTCCGCGCGCAAATCGCAGGGCACGATTTTACCACGGCGCTGTTTCCCAAGGATGGCCGCTATCTGCTGCCGCTCAAACTGGCGGTTCGCAACAAGCTGCCGCCGATCGAGATCGGCGACAGTATGGACGTGCGTATGCAGGTCGAGGCGCGGGAGCCCGGATTATGA
- a CDS encoding SCO family protein — translation MSLSQIRTVLWTLVAVAALGATGLYVYTTIARPAQAVALGQGDYQLVTASGEPFSHDSLLGKPSMLFFGFTHCPEVCPTSLAEMAAWYETLGEDAKDLNAFFISVDPERDTAEVIGDYVNWTGRVTGVTGSIEEVAKAARAWGVYYEKVPIEGEDYTMDHTASVFLVNAEGEFEGTIAYRESADTAVAKLRRLLAS, via the coding sequence ATGTCCCTTTCCCAGATCCGCACCGTGCTCTGGACCCTGGTAGCTGTCGCGGCCCTGGGGGCCACCGGGCTCTATGTCTATACGACCATCGCCCGGCCGGCCCAGGCCGTCGCCCTGGGGCAGGGCGACTATCAATTGGTAACGGCCTCGGGCGAGCCCTTCAGCCATGACAGCCTTTTGGGCAAGCCCTCCATGCTGTTCTTCGGTTTCACCCACTGCCCCGAAGTCTGCCCCACCTCGCTGGCCGAAATGGCCGCCTGGTATGAGACGCTGGGTGAGGACGCAAAGGATCTCAACGCCTTTTTCATCTCCGTCGATCCCGAACGCGACACGGCCGAAGTCATTGGCGACTATGTCAATTGGACCGGTCGCGTCACCGGTGTCACCGGCTCCATCGAAGAGGTGGCAAAAGCTGCCAGGGCCTGGGGCGTTTACTACGAAAAGGTGCCCATCGAGGGCGAGGACTACACCATGGACCACACCGCCTCGGTCTTCCTGGTCAATGCCGAGGGCGAATTCGAAGGCACCATCGCCTATCGTGAATCCGCCGATACGGCCGTGGCCAAGCTCCGGCGATTGCTGGCGTCATAA